A window of Lacibacter sediminis contains these coding sequences:
- a CDS encoding FecR family protein encodes MNKETGYYQRLIKRYIDNNCTPQEATELFDYLQQSSSNRVLLQEMKDLYNAGAGDIQTITKAEWSQRVRNELLQHIQTETTVIPLYKRWLPQVAAAAIILIGATIFFQYFNKSSATNDTVAVKPITTAPAKEVLPGTDKAILTLADGTVIVLDSAKTGSIAAQGGTVLKNKNGLIVYDASSNAASTGEIAFNTISTPKGGQYQVVLPDGSKAWLNAASSLRFPTAFTGSTRTVELTGEGYFEIAKNEKMPFHVKANNVDVEVLGTHFNIMAYGNEAATRTTLLEGSVKLNSGSSSGYLKPGQQADVNSTGVMKVGPGNVDEAVAWKNGNFYFDNTSLTTIMRQFERWYNIDVNYEGVEKKRFFSVEMSRNMSLSQVLKLLDAADIQFKIDQNRLSVIY; translated from the coding sequence ATGAATAAAGAAACCGGATATTACCAACGTTTAATTAAACGCTATATCGATAACAACTGCACTCCGCAGGAAGCAACTGAGTTATTCGATTATTTGCAGCAATCTTCTTCTAATCGTGTGCTGTTACAGGAAATGAAAGACCTGTACAATGCCGGAGCAGGCGATATCCAAACAATTACAAAAGCAGAGTGGAGTCAACGTGTTCGCAACGAGTTACTGCAGCATATTCAAACAGAAACAACCGTTATTCCTCTCTATAAACGCTGGTTACCGCAGGTTGCTGCCGCAGCGATCATTCTTATTGGTGCCACCATTTTCTTTCAATATTTCAATAAGTCTTCTGCAACGAATGATACAGTTGCTGTAAAACCTATTACTACTGCTCCTGCAAAGGAAGTGTTGCCGGGAACCGATAAAGCCATTCTTACATTGGCCGATGGTACAGTGATTGTGCTCGACAGTGCAAAAACAGGCAGTATTGCCGCACAAGGCGGTACTGTGTTGAAAAATAAAAACGGATTAATCGTGTATGATGCTTCAAGTAATGCAGCATCAACAGGCGAAATTGCTTTCAATACTATTTCAACACCCAAAGGTGGTCAGTACCAGGTGGTGCTGCCCGATGGAAGTAAAGCATGGCTCAACGCTGCTTCTTCACTTCGTTTCCCAACTGCATTCACTGGCTCAACACGTACTGTTGAATTAACCGGTGAAGGTTATTTTGAAATTGCGAAGAATGAAAAAATGCCGTTTCATGTAAAAGCAAATAACGTAGATGTAGAAGTGTTAGGCACACACTTTAATATCATGGCTTATGGAAACGAAGCTGCCACACGCACAACATTATTAGAAGGATCTGTGAAACTAAACAGCGGTTCATCTTCCGGTTATTTAAAACCGGGACAGCAGGCTGATGTCAATTCAACAGGAGTCATGAAAGTTGGACCCGGCAATGTTGATGAAGCAGTTGCGTGGAAAAACGGAAATTTCTATTTCGACAATACAAGTTTAACCACCATCATGCGCCAGTTTGAACGTTGGTATAATATTGATGTGAATTATGAAGGTGTAGAGAAGAAGCGTTTTTTTTCTGTTGAAATGTCGAGGAATATGAGTTTGTCGCAGGTATTGAAATTGCTGGATGCAGCAGATATACAATTCAAAATTGACCAAAATAGATTATCAGTTATTTACTAA